The Apteryx mantelli isolate bAptMan1 unplaced genomic scaffold, bAptMan1.hap1 HAP1_SCAFFOLD_20, whole genome shotgun sequence genome contains the following window.
ACACAAATGTAGTCAGAGAAGTGCCAGAATGTATGTTCTCTCTGACAGCAAAGTCCTTCATGATTCTTCTTtacaagaaggaaagaatgaagcagatgttctttcttgtaggttgcctttctggcaaaagaggaatgagggacctGTGGCGctgcatggagaaaggggaatgggacaatcATACATCACCAGTGGAGTTTATACTGCTGGGAATGGGCAATGTCCCCTCGCTCCAGAcactgctcttcctcctctcgctcatcATCTACTTGGTAACAATGGCTGCAAACATCCTCATAGTTCTGCTGGTGGTGGCAGACCGgcatctgcacacccccatgtacttcttcctgggcaatctgtcctccttggagacctgctacagctccaccatcctctcCCGcttgctggccagcttcctgactggggacagcaCCATCTCTGTTCACGGCTGTATGGCTCAGTTCTACTTCTTTGGCTATTTTTTAGTCAgtgagtgttacctgctggccatgatgtcctatgatcggtacttggccatctgccagcccctgctctatgccagcctcatgacctggaaggtctctctacagctggcagcagcgTCTTGGCTAGTGGGATTCTTTACCTCTACGGTAGTCACTTCTTTCGTATC
Protein-coding sequences here:
- the LOC136995974 gene encoding olfactory receptor 6P1-like encodes the protein MEKGEWDNHTSPVEFILLGMGNVPSLQTLLFLLSLIIYLVTMAANILIVLLVVADRHLHTPMYFFLGNLSSLETCYSSTILSRLLASFLTGDSTISVHGCMAQFYFFGYFLVSECYLLAMMSYDRYLAICQPLLYASLMTWKVSLQLAAASWLVGFFTSTVVTSFVSRLRFCGLKVIDHFFCDFTPLLEVACSDTNAARLVTFTLAVFNLVLPFLSNLASYVCIIAAILRIPSSVGRQKAFSTCSSHLIVVTVFYGTLIIVYLMPRTPQLRQLNKVFSFFYTILTPLVNPLIYSLQNREVREALRKALRKALACTQSSC